The Phyllopteryx taeniolatus isolate TA_2022b chromosome 13, UOR_Ptae_1.2, whole genome shotgun sequence nucleotide sequence AAGGAAAAGGAACAATCACATAATGAGGGACAGACAAATAAATCTGCAAGGTGGACcatgtagaaaataaaaaatcggtTAATTAGGGGCGATTATTCAAATAATGTCCTTGATCAACTATGGGGAAAATTAGCGTTCATTTGACAACTTCCTCAACCGACTGGGGGGAAAAGGAATGATCGATATTTAGGCATGGAGATTTTAAAAATTTCCACGGGGAAAATTTGCATTCACTTAATTACTCGGAAGGACATTTGACTAAATTTGCTTTATCAACTACGAGAAAAATCAAcgttcatttgacattttttttcaagcattGTTTCACTCTTGTGCCACAGCTGCTCCCAGTCCATGTTGTCACAGTTCTTCGACTTTCTGCCACTATGGCATCAATTTAGCTACAAAGAATGTCCAAGAAGGGCACCAAaacattctttatcctttgtccAATCATTCATTTGCACATaatggtgtgtttttgtgttcaacacaaagatgacaaaaataagACGCTTGCAGTCATGTCTCGTTTCCCTGCCAGCGCCGGATTTCACTTCATTCACCGCTACGTCGCTGGGCGCCGGGTAATAGAAGAAGTCATGCAAGTTGCAATTTTGACCATTCGGCTCCGTATGCAGCCATGGCGTAGCTAGACCtgttattagttattttttggGTGGATTTGTGTCATGGTGGCACGGTTTGATGGTTTTCCGGAAAGGCTCTGGCACATGTTTCGACCACAACTCAGCCTATTATTACTGTGCTGACGTTCGGCGCGGAGCTCTTAGCCTGAATTAGAGCAGCTCTGACTTGGGATATAAAAGGAATCAGGGCTTGGGCTGGTGATGGACGAAAGGCACCCCTGTTATGACCCTTTTTCAGTAGCGGCTTTCATTCTGCCTTCACAGAAAATTTGCGCAACTGAGGCATTACAGGAGAgccggcatatatatatacacacctgTCCCTTTCAGACAGAATTCCTTTTAGTAGTGCCGTGGACATTGAGTGTCTGGTAATGTCAGACTCCCCTTAGACTCTGGACTACACCTCTACAGCGAATAACATAACATTATACCAACATTACACctttggaggtagtatcagaagCCCTTGAACACTATCGTCACGGAAACCTTGCTCATTAGAAATGTAACGGTAGAGTGGGCACCTGTCCGTTTTTTAACAGAGCTCACTGAAGTGGGGCAGTGCACTTTAACACTTGTTTTGCGGCTTCAGGTATTCTGACAATTGGATGCTTGGCGGCATTAGGGCCAGCGTCTGGGACAGCGACAATTGATTTCAACACAACCGTGCGTGGGCAGTGAGTCTCTGttgttaaacttcacacacCCGTTACAAAGTGACAGCGTTCTGCCTCTGATACGACCTCGGAAATCTGCAAAATCGTGGGTCGACTTCAACAGCCACAATCTTGCTACCAAATACGGTTGGCGGCAAGCTGTGAAAAAGTTGGCTTAGATGACCAAAAGGGGCTATCGCctacttttttttacaccttTTTTCTGGGTCGCTGGCTCCTCTCGTGTCAAAATGTGGCGCAAATAGGAATGTACAAGTTCAGGTGTGTCCTATATTGTCGCCAGGTGACATCCACGGGCAGTACACGGATCTGCTGCGTCTTTTCGAGTATGGCGGCTTCCCCCCGGAGGCCAACTACTTGTTCCTTGGTGACTACGTGGACCGAGGCAAGCAGTCACTGGAGACCATCTGCCTGCTGCTGGCCTACAAGATCAAGTACCCGGAGAACTTCTTCCTGCTTAGGGGCAACCACGAGTGCGCCTCCATCAACCGCATCTACGGCTTCTACGACGAGTGTGCGTTTCGACGAAACACCGCCACATGCGCGTATGAGTCtcgccacacacacaaaaaaacatttgtatatgCGCTCCCCAGGTAAGCGCAGGTTCAACATCAAGCTGTGGAAGACCTTCACAGACTGCTTCAACTGCCTGCCCATTGCCGCCATCATCGACGAGAAGATTTTCTGCTGCCATGGAGGTCAGttaattgtcatacaagttAAAATAACCtaatacaactaaaataaagaaaaattgcCCACCCTCTGAAGACATCTGGCAGACATGGGGGGGTAGTTACAGAGCAATACTGTCACAGAGTGATGTTTTATTGATATTTCAGGAATTAATACATGTGTAATGTATGACTATACATGTGATAGCATCTaatttgtatgattattttgttaCGTTATTAATATTTAAGTAATTGTATTGCTCATCTTGCACTGAGCTTCTCCTCTTCAATGGTTACCATCACACTTTTCCACACTCGTACCCTGTGTAGTAACAATACAAAAACAGCCATAGATaggcaaattattttaaatttttaatagcAACATCAAAAAAGTaatcttgcattttttttaattttactttttttaacctTCTAGGACTTTCACCAGACTTGCAGTCAATGGAGCAGATCCGCAGGATTATGAGGCCAACAGATGTGCCTGATACAGGTTGTgtattgtgtgcgtgttttccATGTATGCcttgtatattattatattcttGCCACTCCCAGTGAAAGTTTACTTAAAAAcgcaatataaaacaaagagaattaaaagcccagactttttttgtttgtttttgtcccctCCTATTTGGCCGCATtactgaggccatcaaaccgCACCCCTTCATTGCCTCttctgcacctagaaattctgtccataaaagttacgagtaggtgacaaagggcagccttggaggagttcaactctcactggaagtCTTACTTGCTGTCGGCactgcggaccaaactctgacactgattTACATGGACTGAACAGGGGGTCAGTTACAACAGAACTCTcgaagggacacggtcgaacgccttctccaagtcaacAAAGCACATGAAGACTGGTTCAGCGAACTCCCATGCGCCCTCCagaaccctgctgagggtgtaggcCTGGTCCACTGTTGTAcggccaggaagaaaaccacactgctcctcctgaatctgaaattaGACTTCCCAATGGAccgtcctctccagcacccccgaatagactttaccagggcGAATGGTGTGATCCTCCTATTTTTGGAACACACTATCCGTTGTGCCCgttgaattatcatgatgcgcaaactgttttcctttttaacATAATTCCACAATTTCTTATAGGAGCGGGTGGGAAAAAACAGTTTTGCAGTTGAATATGTGCATTTTCCTGGTGTCCAGGCCTGCTGTGCGACCTTCTTTGGTCTGACCCGGACAAGGACGTGCAAGGCTGGGGGGAGAACGACCGCGGCGTCTCGTTCACCTTCGGTGCCGACGTGGTCAGCAAGTTCCTCAACCGCCACGACCTGGATCTCATCTGCAGAGCCCACCAGGTGAGCGGCCCTGGCGGGGTGCGGTTTACCATGTTAGCCACAGCTCCGCGTGGGTGGTCTCTAGATCGATCACAGTCGTAGGCGTTCGGAATGACGCCGCACATCTCCTCCGGCAGGTTGTGGAGGATGGATACGAGTTCTTTGCCAAACGCCAACTGGTCACGCTCTTTTCGGCGCCCAACTACTGCGGGGAGTTCGACAACGCCGGCGGCATGATGAGTGTGGACGAATCGCTCATGTGCTCCTtccaggtacacacacacacacatgcaaagcaACACACACGCTAGTGGCACATTAATGTCTGTCTGTCAATTTCTCTTGTTTAAAGATCTTAAAGCCCTCGGAGAAGAAGGCCAAATATCAGTACGGGGGGGTCAATTCCGGTCGGCCTGTCACTCCTTCCCGCACCACTCAGGCCCCCAAGAAGAGGTGAACGTTGAGCCTTGTAACCCTCCCTCCCCCGATGGATACACACAGCCTCTCACCAAGCATCCCCGCCCTCTCCTTCCGCTGTATAGCacagatacagtggaacctccaaagttgaagtTTAAATTTCCTAACGGTTGTTTCCATAGGAAgtaatgtaaagtgaattcattaATACTCTCAAGATGAGCGATACCTATTCTATTATGGAAGTGTTGTGAAGTGTATTTACGTTAGCCTGGTAACCTTGATCAGTGTTATGTAATTGGTATTTGATTACTTGTCGCTCATTTACTACTGAGCAGGCTTAACCCTGTGTGGCAATAGGTTTTCATTTCTTGTTCTCTGGTATCATCacgaaaataaaaatgtgtataatcTAATCacagatgctcactgagctaaACTTTAACATAAGTTCCCCTgaggaggttccactgtactaaaCTCTCAATTTTTTCCACTGACAATAACCCAACCCCACTGACAGCTCTTTTCTTAATGTGTAGGCGTACATAAAATTGCTGTGACCAATCTGTTTATTTACACTTACATTGTTTGCCtgtttgttaatattttgaCAATATTAACACACATTGTCGTGGAGGGGAGAAAATTCTCTAATTGGTGTCGTTTTGCCGAGTGAGCGTCTCCCGTTTAGCCGATATTCCAGCTGGACCGTATAAACGCGCTACGTACATGCGTATTACAGGACATATATTTAAACCGCTACCGACGCATGACATCTCCCTCGTGAGTTGGGAAGAAAATGAAGAGACCGGTGTTATGAAAGGTTGAACTTTCCGCGCTCCAGACATGGATTCCACTGTGCCTCCACTTAGAAATATTCCACAGATTCAGTGGAACCTCCGACGTCGACAATGTTAACTTAGAAAATCAATGTCTCGTTAAAACCTTTGAACATAACACACATAACTCTCCCTATGAACAGTCTATAGTCGGCGGCTAGGTAGCTAGAAGCTAACCTGGTCGTCGCCTTCACTCGGTGTTGCTACTTGTCAAACAGCGCAAGCAGATGGGACTCAAATGCATGACACCAGTAACATATCCGGCTCATATCCAGATCACAGTCCTCTGTTTACAAAATACTTCTGGTTGAGAGTCCAGTCTTGGTGGCAAGTTGCGAGATATTAACGCTGGAGTCTGGCTGTGAATCCAGTCCTGGTGGCAAGCTAGCTATAAGTTAACTTGGCTTTCAGAATCTTCACACAGCGCTCCAtcttgtcaaacagcacaaactGAAGGAGTCGAATGCACGAGACCCATTGCAGAGGCTCCACAGTGCTGTTGTTTGCCAAAGAGATGAGACTCGAATGCGTGATCACAATCCGAAAAGATCCAAATGCTTTGCTCACAAAAAATTCTGGCCAAGAGTCCAATTTCAGTCTATATCTCACTCAGTACTTCTTCTTGCCAAACAGATTTCAAATGTACGACCCCAGTCGCAGAAGATCCAAATCGGAattctttgttcacaaaaagttggtCAATAATAGCGGATGCTGCATAGAATCGAATCTTGCCAGCTAGCTTGCTAGTCACTCAATAAGCCTTATTTTGAAACATCACAAACAGACACTAGTCACAAAATATGTTGGTCATTCCCGCTGCtcgactttagaggttccactgtatatgttttttgtcatatcaggattgtttccttttttttttttttttttttttttttaaatggtgaaacaTGACAACAAATTCTTTGAATTTTTCACTGATGGTCagtatttttacttattttgaaCAGAGATGTGCAGCGTGTTTAGCATGTACGTTTTTTTCTATGAATAAGTGCTTGAACCAGCTTGTGGATTCCTGTCTGTTTAAAAAGAATGTTAACTGGTAAAATAAATCATACGAGATGACacaaaatggcattttttgggagctttgAAGCCAAGTGTTCTCCTTTCATCccacttctcctcctcctcctcacatcTTTTTGGAGTATGATGACTGGCAGAGTGGGAGTGGGCGTTGGCTGGCACCTGACCTGGCATTGCTATTGTGATTGTGACGCCACCTGGTGTTTAGATGCAGTGTACCACAGTATATATCTGCTCTGTTGGGAATtctgtgcttgtttttgtttttcctcttttcacaaacttttttatttatttcctaaTAATAATGACGACATGAAATGAGTGAGGTGTTAACCCAGTTTTGCAATTTGTACGAGTTTGAAAGTCAATAAATGGATGGAAACTCAAAAACGTCGTTACTTGTGGTTTctccttttttaaatacattttgctaTACTGCACTCCTTTTGATGTAATAATTGCAGAAAGTCCTCAGAGGGCcatacacaaaatatttttgaaatgatacAATGATCAAACAATGACTGCATTTACTATgtctaatatatattttacttttgatATTTTAATGTACACAGTCATGGGAAATATTACACTacgctttttttcttgtttcattTTAATTCCTGGTCAAACTAAAGGTAAATTTGTTAGGACaaatataataacaaaaaaactcttactctagccattttccatggttttcttgataaaaaaaaatcactgagcACAATTAAGCTTAAGTGTGTCAAATCGGACAACGTATTTTggaatcagctgcatttttgtcacGTTCATTGTATTCAGGTAATATACCGTTAGTGGTTCCAGTCATTCAAATGACCAATAAATTGAAGATATAACAGTGGTCTAATCGTTTTTTAAATGTCTATTCATGGAAAGCACATGTAtcttaatattttaatatatgatatatatatatatatatattcgcgGGACAAGGAAGGCAGTGTTCACATCTCCGTACCGGAAGTAGCTTCAACCGCCCTGATCCTATACAACTTGGATGCCTCATTTCGCACTCCCCATTCACATCCTGTACTCGTACATATCTGGGATGCTTTCCAAGCGGACTGACCGAAGGTGAGAAAAGGGCAGCGTTTGCTCAACGTCTCCAGCTGTCCTAGCAAGAAATGACTGTAATGAGCGATGAAATGTACTATTTTTGAAGTATGTCCGGTCAAGAGGTACGCCAGAAGGAGTGAGGTGGGTGGAGGGAGGCCAGCAGAACATGGTGGCTTCACAGTTGTCTGTCGGCTGTGGTCACTAGTCCAAAGTTCATAAATGCAGGCAAGAGTTGACGCTAAGTTAGCAACAATTAGGCGTTAGCTCGCTGTTATTATAATTAGCAGACCTATGTGGGGGTCGTTGGGTCGGTAAATTTATAGTTTAGTGAATAACATTCCGAAGTGTTTTACGCTAGCTATGAATGTTGTCCTCTAGTGcggcttttgtgtttttttttcccacaatttaaaacagttcccatgtATCTTAAAATCATGTCTGTGATATGCTTTCATTACAATACCCCAACGATCAATAACTATATACAGTTTTAAAGACGTTTCCGGCAATGGTTAAAGTGGGTTGTTTTAGTGGTGGATTAGTCTCATACTGCTTGACCAATGGCGAGCCCGGCTTTTGTGGGTTTATAACCAGTGGGTACGTTTATAGCTCGCACCAAAAGGAATTCCATTGCATTGTCACTGGTGGTGGATGCAgtatttcatcaccaagccaccgaAATAAATCCTATAATCTGCGTATTGTGCAAACAAGGTGGAATTTGAAtggttaaaaatgtgaaatggttattttatatttcatcaCTCTCTGGTGGAATCCTCACAtccaaaatcactacttttcaggagattaaaaaaaaataatctttgtgTTAGCAAAGCATTAAATTAGTATTATACTTCATACTGTTTTGCGATTATGTGCCATTGCGCACCAAAATCAACACAACACCCCACAaccatgttcaatcgctaatttaatacgcTGTCTTTGAACGCGCCTGTCTGCACTCACTTTGACCCCCATCATACACAAAACCTTTTatacttaaaaaacaacaacaacatacaactGTGGTTACATCATCATCCAACTGTTTTCAAAAGGTCTTAGACCCATGACTGATtaataagttaaataaaacaaaacaacgatGCGCTGTCTAATAGGCATTAACGAATCTGCATGAACTTACCTTCGGGGCTGACCGCTTCTTTCTGCACCGAAGCATTACAGCAAtccattttaataaaacaaacatactcaAACGTATCTAACCTAACTATGTTCACTCTttactgtctaaaaaaaaacatccagactttcaatcttgaggtgatGAAATTCCGCACGGCTCCTGCAGAGTTGAGTGAAAAGGCGGAGCTTACACTTCTCAGACAATACAAGACATTTAGCAGATTGGTTCTCAAGCGTGTTCCCAAGCGGTTTCCAAcgctttaatatatatataatgtgtaacGATCGCAAATgacgtggggacagaccaatagtatgaatttgtgaaaaaaatatgaaattgaccatatttgcaGATACAGCAGTTCCGCTTGACAGCGACGATTAATGACAAGAATTTATGTTAAAAACTTTATCCAGAAAAAGAAGCAATACACGTAAACATTCTTTCAAATGACAGACAATGTCTGTACATGGCTAAAAATTGCCACAAACAAGCCAGATTAGTAAAATTGAACAAGGCCTGAGGGTTAAGATAAGCAATTATGAGTTACTcacgttgtttatttttttatttttgctatttgtggtAGAGGTCGGTACACATTTCTCACGAATAACTGTTCAGCATAAATGTGATGTCACACTGCTCCTTTCTCTTTTTCTCCCAGATTTGCTGTCTCCACAATGAACCGCGGAGCACTGGGTGAAGAATGGCCCGGTTCCGCCGTAAATCCTGCGTGGCCTTGCTGGCTCTGGTCCTGCTCATGCTCATCGTGACCGTAGCGCTTAAGTCACTCGCCCCAGAGGACATGCCGTTCACCGACGGGAAGGAGCCCTCCCTCCAACGG carries:
- the LOC133487734 gene encoding serine/threonine-protein phosphatase PP1-beta catalytic subunit-like isoform X2, whose protein sequence is MAEGELNVDSLISRLLEVRGCRPGKIVQMTEAEVRGLCIKSREIFLSQPILLELEAPLKICGDIHGQYTDLLRLFEYGGFPPEANYLFLGDYVDRGKQSLETICLLLAYKIKYPENFFLLRGNHECASINRIYGFYDECKRRFNIKLWKTFTDCFNCLPIAAIIDEKIFCCHGGLSPDLQSMEQIRRIMRPTDVPDTGLLCDLLWSDPDKDVQGWGENDRGVSFTFGADVVSKFLNRHDLDLICRAHQVVEDGYEFFAKRQLVTLFSAPNYCGEFDNAGGMMSVDESLMCSFQILKPSEKKAKYQYGGVNSGRPVTPSRTTQAPKKR
- the LOC133487734 gene encoding serine/threonine-protein phosphatase PP1-beta catalytic subunit-like isoform X1, with translation MAEGELNVDSLISRLLEVRGCRPGKIVQMTEAEVRGLCIKSREIFLSQPILLELEAPLKICGDIHGQYTDLLRLFEYGGFPPEANYLFLGDYVDRGKQSLETICLLLAYKIKYPENFFLLRGNHECASINRIYGFYDECKRRFNIKLWKTFTDCFNCLPIAAIIDEKIFCCHGGLSPDLQSMEQIRRIMRPTDVPDTGCVLCLLCDLLWSDPDKDVQGWGENDRGVSFTFGADVVSKFLNRHDLDLICRAHQVVEDGYEFFAKRQLVTLFSAPNYCGEFDNAGGMMSVDESLMCSFQILKPSEKKAKYQYGGVNSGRPVTPSRTTQAPKKR